The DNA sequence CGGCGCGATCTACATCAATGATGGCTCGTATGGCGCCCTCTATGATGCCGTGCACGAGCGCTGGTCCTTCCCGATGCGGGCCCTGCCCGGTGATGCGCGCCCGCTGGGCCGCCTCGTCGAGTACACCGTCTACGGACCGACTTGCGATTCGACCGACAAGTTTCCAGCAAAGGTCTGGCTGCCCGCCGGACTGGCCGAAGGGGACTATGTCGAATTCGGAAACCTCGGCGCCTATGGCCGGGCCATGTCGAGCCGCTTCAACGGTTTCGGCGAAACGGAAGTGGCCCGCGTCCACGACGCACCCTGGCCGAGCCTCTACAACGCTGTCGGCGCAGAGGTTATCTCGATCGGCGCGTCCGGCACGCGCTGAACGGATGGAAACCCGTATCGCCTGAGGACCAGTGCCAGATCCGGCACCTCCTCGGGCGATGACGTCAGCCAGGCCTGCCCCCCTATCCCGCGCGCCTCGGTTTCCGGTGGCAGCACACGGATTGTCTGCCGGGCGATGGCGGCGCCGGAATCGATATAGCTGACCGGCCGCGGCGCGCTCGCCACCAATTGGGCGCGGACAAGCGGGAAATGCGTGCAGGCCAGCACGACCGTATCGATCCGGTCGCCGCCCGGCGCCGCAAACAGCGGCGCCTGCGCCTCGGCAAAGCGTTCAATCGGAACATCCTCGCCGCGCGCATGGGCCTCGGCCAGCTTCACCAGATCGATGCTGCCATGCATCACAACCCGCACATCGCGGGCAAACTTCTCCACCAGGTCCGCTGTATAGGCGCGGCGCACCGTACCGGGCGTGGCCAGCAGGCCGATTGTCCCGGTCCGGGTCAGTTGCGCCGCCGGCTTGATGGCCGGAACCGTGCCGACAACCGGAATGTCCAGCACATCCCGCACCTCCTGCAGGGCCAGCGTGGACGCGGTATTGCAGGCAATCACAAAGACATCCGGCTTCACCGCATCACACAAGGCCATGGCCACCTTCGGCAGGCGGGCGCGCAACGCTTCGTCAGACTTGTCGCCATAGGGGAAAAACGCGGAATCGGCTGAATAATGCAGGCCCAGCGCAGGTCCCAGCGCACGGATTTCCTCCACGACGGTCAGTCCGCCCATGCCGGAATCGAAGACAAGCACCCTGCCCCGCGCAGGCGAAGGAACGTAATTCGGCGGCAGCGTTTCGGTCGGCATGGTCTCTCGCAGGTCGCATTCCTGTGTGGCGGAAACGGGGCAGAGTCTCAGCAATGGCACGGGATTTGTTGTGCACTGCAGCGTAAACCACTATGTCTGTTCCATGACCATGAGGACTGAAGATGCTTGATTTTTGGCTAACTCCCTGGCGCGCAAGCCTGTCCATGACGGCTGCAACGCTTGAAACGCTGATCGCTGCGCAGAAAAGCGTGTCGATCCTGGCCCCGATGGGCGTGGCATCACCGATGACCGAAGACAAGCTGCGCGATGCCTTCCAGATCGCCGCTGACGTCAATCTGCGCCGCTGGGAAGACACGGCCGGCGCGCTTCAGCGCCTGCCCAACTGGCTGCATGAAATGCATGCCATGCCTGGCAATGTCGTCACCGACTGGTTCGACGCCACGCGCCGTGGCCCGTCCCGCTTCTAGGTCCCGCCTCTAGCCGGACAGGCCTTCATCCCGCGCAGCCGGTAGCCAGACCCCGAAGGCGCTGCCCTCTCCGATCCGCGTCTCGACGGCAAAGCCGCCGCGATGGTGCGCCATGATGTGTTTCACGATGGCGAGACCCAGTCCGGTACCGGTGATCTTGCCTCCCCGGCTCTGGTCCGCCCGGTAAAAGCGTTCGCCGAGCCGCGGCAGGTGTTCGCGCTCGATGCCCGGGCCCTGATCCTCCACGCGCATCCAGATGGCCCGCTCTTCCGTATTGGGGCGGCTTGCGGCCGGAAGCAGGGTCATCCGCTCGCTGCTGGCCCAGACCTGACCCGCCTTCAGGCGCGCTTCCGCCATGCCGGAAGCGAGTCCAAAATGCAGGGTGACCTGCCCGCCTTCCCTGGAATATTTCAGCGCATTCGACACGAGATTCTCGACCACCTGGATCATTTCGTCCCGGTGCGCGATGACCGGCATCGCCCCCTCTTCCGACTTGACGGTCAGCCGCACGCCCTTTTCAGCAGCGATCGCGCTGAAGGCATGGGTCGCATCGGAAACAATGTCCCTGAAATCCTCGCGTTCGCGCGGCGAGACATGTTCCGCCGACTCGATCCGTGACAGCGACAACAGGTCCGCGATCAGCCGCGACATCCGCTCGGTCTCCCCGGCCATGATGGCCAGGAAGCGGTCCCAGGAATCCTTGTCGTCCTTGGCCGGTCCGCGCATCGTCTCGATAAATCCGGACAGCGCCGTCAGGGGGGTGCGCAATTCGTGACTGGCATTGGCCAGGAAGTCGGACCGGGCACGGGCCGCCCGGCGCACAGGCGTCAGGTCTTCCAGCACGACGAGCGTCCGCCGGGCCCGTCCGGGCCGGGAGACATGCGCCCGCCAGGTTTCGTCGGGTCCGCTTTCCACTTCCACCGTCATCGGCTCGACCGTGCCCGTCTCGATCGCATTCTCGATGGCCGACAACAGGCCGGGGGAGCGGATAACGGTGCTGGCCCGCGGGTTCACGCGGCCATCCAGGCGAAGGATGAACTCGGCCTCCTCATTCATGGTGACGATGCGCTGCTCGTCATCTATCTCGAAGGCAGGCAGCGGCAGCGCATCCAGCAGGATTGCAGACTCCGGAATCTTGGGGGTCGACAGGGCCGGCTCCACCGCCAGGCGCGGACTGATCGGCAGCACCGTGGCCGTCCCGACGAAAATCGCCGTCGCAACCGAGACCGCCACCAACAATGCGGCCAGGGCCTCGATCAGCCCGACTGCCCCGGTCAGCCACATCAGGAAGAGGATGCCGCCAAAGCAGCAGACCAGCGTCACGAAATCGCGCGCACGCCGGGACAGGGCAAGGCGCGTCGACCGCTTTTCGTCCGCTGACATGCCCTCGCTCATTCACACTCCCGTAAAGAAACTCCCCGAAGACTCGAGGTCCTGAAGCCGCTAATACGCCACCACACATCTGCCAAGCCCCTCATCGCGTAAGACCAGAAGGTGCGGTTTTCAGGTCACGTCAGCAAATTATTGAAAAACGATAATTTATCATTGACAGTCGAATAGAGCGGGCGTATCCGACATCTGAAACAGGGAGCGTTGCCGACGGCATGACACGATCAATTCTACTAATCAGTTCGGCAATTCTCACGGCCTGTGCGTCCACACAGGCAAATCTTCCCGGCGTGAACGGTAACCGAGAGGAAATTTTTGCTGTTGCGCCGGAAGCACCGGTTGACTGGGCGTCATCCGGCGTTGCCGGACAGGCCCCGACCGGCGACTGGCTCGGCCAGTTCAACGACCCCGTCATGGAACGCCTCGTGCGCGAGGCGCTCGCCAACAGCCCGACGCTGGAGTCCCGCGCCGCGCTGGTGCGCGCCGCCGAAGCCTCCATTCGCACGGCCCGCTCCCAGCGCCTGCCCAGCGTCGACGGCACGATCAGTACGGGCGTGACCTCCAATGCATTTGAAACGGGCGGAGATCTCGACCGCGCAACCGACGGCATTTACGGCCTGGGCCTGGACGCGAGTTGGGAAGCCGACCTCTGGAACCGGCTGGGTCGCGGGATCGCCGCTGCCGAAGCCGACCTCGCCGCCAGCGAAGCCGATCTTGCCGCCGCCGAACTC is a window from the Hyphomonas sp. genome containing:
- a CDS encoding ATP-binding protein, with product MSEGMSADEKRSTRLALSRRARDFVTLVCCFGGILFLMWLTGAVGLIEALAALLVAVSVATAIFVGTATVLPISPRLAVEPALSTPKIPESAILLDALPLPAFEIDDEQRIVTMNEEAEFILRLDGRVNPRASTVIRSPGLLSAIENAIETGTVEPMTVEVESGPDETWRAHVSRPGRARRTLVVLEDLTPVRRAARARSDFLANASHELRTPLTALSGFIETMRGPAKDDKDSWDRFLAIMAGETERMSRLIADLLSLSRIESAEHVSPREREDFRDIVSDATHAFSAIAAEKGVRLTVKSEEGAMPVIAHRDEMIQVVENLVSNALKYSREGGQVTLHFGLASGMAEARLKAGQVWASSERMTLLPAASRPNTEERAIWMRVEDQGPGIEREHLPRLGERFYRADQSRGGKITGTGLGLAIVKHIMAHHRGGFAVETRIGEGSAFGVWLPAARDEGLSG
- the murI gene encoding glutamate racemase, with the translated sequence MLRLCPVSATQECDLRETMPTETLPPNYVPSPARGRVLVFDSGMGGLTVVEEIRALGPALGLHYSADSAFFPYGDKSDEALRARLPKVAMALCDAVKPDVFVIACNTASTLALQEVRDVLDIPVVGTVPAIKPAAQLTRTGTIGLLATPGTVRRAYTADLVEKFARDVRVVMHGSIDLVKLAEAHARGEDVPIERFAEAQAPLFAAPGGDRIDTVVLACTHFPLVRAQLVASAPRPVSYIDSGAAIARQTIRVLPPETEARGIGGQAWLTSSPEEVPDLALVLRRYGFPSVQRVPDAPIEITSAPTAL